The following proteins are encoded in a genomic region of Deinococcota bacterium:
- a CDS encoding TlpA family protein disulfide reductase → MKRLAVVLVLTAAFAGLFAFGVFAPRYERASASPRLDKPMPDFEAELFARYLSDYGPAVRLSDYQGQPVVVNFWASWCRPACYNEAPFLEATWRRYGDRVKFIGIDVQDPEADAAAFLDRFNFTFPNAKDPDMRLYIDYGLRGLPETFFIRADGTLHARHIGEISEGQLVEGIEAMLP, encoded by the coding sequence GTGAAGCGGCTCGCCGTGGTGCTGGTCCTGACGGCGGCCTTTGCCGGGCTCTTCGCCTTTGGCGTCTTCGCGCCGCGCTACGAGCGGGCGAGCGCCTCGCCCAGGCTGGACAAGCCCATGCCCGACTTCGAGGCCGAGCTCTTCGCCCGTTACCTCTCGGACTACGGGCCGGCCGTCAGGCTCTCGGATTATCAGGGCCAGCCGGTGGTGGTCAACTTTTGGGCGTCGTGGTGCCGGCCCGCCTGCTACAACGAGGCACCCTTTCTGGAGGCCACCTGGCGCCGCTACGGAGACCGGGTCAAGTTCATCGGCATCGATGTCCAGGACCCGGAAGCGGACGCCGCGGCCTTTTTGGACCGCTTCAACTTCACCTTCCCGAACGCCAAGGATCCCGACATGAGGCTCTACATCGACTACGGCCTGCGCGGCCTGCCCGAGACCTTCTTCATCCGCGCCGACGGCACCCTTCACGCCCGCCACATCGGCGAGATCAGCGAAGGGCAACTGGTCGAGGGGATCGAGGCGATGCTGCCGTGA